Below is a genomic region from Miscanthus floridulus cultivar M001 chromosome 1, ASM1932011v1, whole genome shotgun sequence.
GTGCCTCAAATATGTCTTACCAAGGTAACAGGCCATGCATTTTTGTGTTCTTTATTGTACATTTGTCAAATAGCACAGGGGACAGACTCCCTATTGGACGTTTGTCAAATAATTAGAAGCATCTGATAATATTGTCGCTTTTTTATAGGTTCATCCCGTGGTTCGACAATAGGCATTGTGCTTGGAACAGTTGGAGGTCTGATGGGGCTTCTAATCATAGGGGCTATATTCATTATCTGTAATGGAAGGAGGAAAAACCATCTTCGTGAAGTATTTGTGGATGTATCAGGTAGTGAATAAGCTGCACTTTATATCATCACCTTGCTGCAGCTAAACTTGTTCATTAGCTAAAAAAAATACTGCAATCCGCATAATTTCATCACGTATTAAACAAAGAAATGAAACCAATAAGTTAAAGCTGATATGTAGAGCACTGAAACTAAGTTCTctctaaagaaataaaaaaataagCTCAAGTAGAATTAGGTATAATGATTAATTAAAACCATGGTTTCCAGAACTGGCCTATGTATGCCAGTGTACGTCTTTGGAGTGGCATATTCTGCTTACTGTACCAGTTTAACACTGATGATGGCACACTAGAAACTAGCATATTTAGATGTGTTCCTAAGACACTGCCAATCTTTCAAATTCCACATTTCAAAAGATTTGCATTGAACTAACTGAATGGATAATTTATGCTCCCCAGGTGAGGATGATCGTAGAATTGCATTTGGCCAGTTGAAAAGATTTGCATGGCGAGAATTGCAACTTGCAACTGATAATTTCAGTGAGAAAAATGTTCTTGGACAAGGGGGTTTTGGGAAAGTATATAAAGGAGCACTTCCAGATGGCACTAAGATTGCTGTAAAACGCTTAACTGATTATGAGAGTCCTGGTGGAGAGGCTGCTTTCTTGCGTGAGGTTGAGCTGATCAGTGTTGCAGTTCACCGGAATCTTTTAAGATTGATTGGTTTCTGCACAACACAAACAGAGCGCCTACTTGTTTATCCTTTCATGCAGAATCTTAGTGTGGCCTACCGTCTGCGAGGTACTCTCTTTTTTAAGTCTTAACTAGCTAATCACTTGTTTCATTGCATTTAGTTCTGCACTGTTACTACTCTATGAAGTTACCTAGACCATGAGTGTGCTTATAGATTATGCAACTTATGTATTTAGAAGCTAGCATAGTGAGTTCAGTTGCCCCTTTAGGTAACTCTTTGTTGAAAATTCATGTTTCATATGCTCTAAGTTAGATGTAATTCTGCACGATTGGTTTGTAATACGGTGTTAAAATGATCTAAATTTACCAGGTAGGTGAGATCTGGTCTACAGAGTGCGTACAGCAATTTGTCACCTAGTAATGCTTGAGATTTGTCATCCAGTTAACCTACAGAGTGGGTTAGCACTTAGCAGAGATTTGCATCTTTTTGTTGAGGATATGTAAAGTGTTTTTCAGTAGGAACCTCTTTGGTATCAGAACTGTTCCATTTTGCTGATTGAACAGGTCATAGTCTACTATTTCTAGCACATTACATCATAGCTACACCATGTTACCATGTATGGATAGCTAGTTGCATTAATTTATATTTCACTGGATATACATCCAATGAGTGGAAAACTTTGccactttttatttttaacaaacaAATCTTTCACCACTTCTATACTATTTCCCTTTCATAGTGATGATTTTGCTGTAATACGTCGTCATCTAATACGTGCTTATCATGTCAACGATTCAGAATTTAAACCTGGGGAGCCAATATTAGATTGGTCTGCAAGGAAGCGAGTGGCTTTAGGCACAGCTCGTGGACTGGAGTATTTGCACGAACACTGCAATCCTAAGATTATACATCGTGACGTCAAGGCTGCCAATGTCTTGCTTGATGAAGGTTTTGAACCAGTTGTTGGTGATTTCGGCTTGGCCAAGCTGGTGGATGTACAGAAGACATCCGTGACTACTCAGGTTCGTGGAACCATGGGTCACATTGCCCCCGAGTATTTGTCCACTGGGAAGTCATCCGAGAGAACCGATGTTTTTGGTTATGGCATAATGCTTCTCGAGCTAGTTACTGGTCAGCGTGCCATCGACTTTTCACGtctggaggaagaagatgatgtgtTGTTACTTGATCATGTAAGCCGATTCCTATGTCTTCTACAACTGATCCCTCGTAGCTGTTGTCTGAACTGCTTCTGTGCACGAAGAGCTTGCAGTTTTTTGATGCAAGCATACACATCGCATGAAATTTCTCTTCGCAAAACACTTGTGACCTTGCTGCAAAATTTGTAGGTCAAGAAGCTGCAAAGGGAAGGGCATCTCGACGCCATCGTTGACCGCAACCTGAACAACAATTACAACGGGCAGGAGGTGGAGATGATGATCCAGATCGCGCTGCTCTGCACGCAGGCTTCGCCCGAGGACCGCCCTTCCATGTCCGAGGTGGTCCGGATGCTGGAAGGTGAGGGCCTCGCCGAGCGGTGGGAGGAGTGGCAGCAGGTGGAGGTGACGAGGAGGCAGGACTACGAGCGGATGCAGCTGCGGTTCGACTGGGGCGAGGACTCCGTCTACAACCAGGACGCCATCGAACTGTCCGCCGGCAGGTAACGACGTCGGGTCACACGGAGCTTCAGCTTGTCGTCGACGTCGCAGCGCTGACATGTAACTATATGTATGTAAGGCATTGTTGCAAAGCTTGCTAGCAAAATTTGTGCCACTTGGTGTTGATACGTGCCTGTATTTTATTATGTGTATGAAGGATGATTTAAAGGGGTTCAGGTGTTAACCAGCTCGATCCCACCCTGTAATCTGTAGGAGGGGGAAAGCTGGGAACACGCATGTGCCGCCCGGTTGAAACCACATCACACGCAAGCTGCAAGCATCGGCTTGACGAAGTCGAGTCATTCATCTGCTCGACCTGTTCAGACTGAATCTAGTCTGGTTTATCCCTTCAAAAAATGAGGACGACACTCGCTTCAAATGTTTCACCGTTGACCATTAGCACTATAGCAGACATGCGTCTCAGTGCTCCACTGCTCCTGGTCCTGGTGAACACCGTTGCGTTTCTTCGTTTACTGCTGAGTGCGGAGCAGCACAGATCCACTACGGTACGTTCTGTAGTGCGTCACAGCTCACGGATTGTTCGTTCGGTCCTTGTGAGTGATGGCTAGCAAGACCGCCCGGCACGGTACGACGCTACCGTGCATCACTGCTCACAGAGCCGAGGACATAGCCGTGAACCGCGGGCCGCGAAGTGTGCGACCGCCACGCTGGTGTGGGGTCCACGCCTCCACGGACCAGTGGACCACCAACCCAGATAGCACCTACCCGGCTACCCCGCGGCCACGCCGACAGGCCTGAGCTGCCGCCATAAACCCTCCGCGACGCACGCGGCACGCCTCCCGCTCCAATCATCAGCAGCGCGCCGAGCATCGTTGGCTGGTGGGTACAGTTGCTGGTTCGTTTACGTGAGAGAGAAGTACTGGTTCACATGAACAGTGTTTATGTGAGAGGGCTGGCCAGCTAGCCCAGCCAGCCGCCCCCAGCTGATCAGGctgcaacgatacgaaccagccaaccgaacaggctaggCAGACAGGTAGATGCCGCAGATCAGCTCTCCTCGTTCTCGCTCGCCAAGCTCGCAACCCGCTAGGCCAGGTGGCAAAAAGAAAGGGGGAATGTCTTGTGTACCATTAAAAAAAATCGTAATGTCCGGTGTGTTTTTGAAAAAGTTCAGCGATCTTCAGCGTCACTACTCTAACTTTTTTGTGTcttccatgccactgccgtcagtttgggctctagcGCCGTCAAAGTGCAGGTGTGAAATGTCAAAAATATCCTTAAgggtaaatatgtcattaatttttttgagcatcttaacgacttcaaatgaaaaaactcaaaactagaaagttgtagatctcgtcgagatctataattttcatataaaaattatcttcatttaattccataaaaaatatgatttgatatgattaatatatcttagaaaaatcatatctttttttgtggaattaaatgaaaataatttttatatgaaaattatagatctcgacgagatctacaactttttaattttgagttttttcatttgaagtcgttaagatgttaaaaaaaattaatgatatatttaaacttaaggatatttttgacttttcacacctgcagtttgacggcgttagagcctaaactaacggcagtggcatggagggcacaaaaaagttagagcagtggcgttgaagaccgctgaactttttcagggacacacagggcattgcgatcttttttaatggcacacagggaatccCCCATCTGTTTTAAATTTATTGCTTAATCTTTCCGTTGATTGATGGAtcagagcatgattgttattttacTGGCCATGAAGATGCTTTCATTTATGTAGTAGCAATCATTTTTTATTCTAACATGAACAAATGTGCAAGAAACAAAAGAGTGTCCCAGGTGAACTCAAATCTGGGAACAAACAATCTTAAAATAGTGTTGGCCTCTGAGCAAAGCTAAAAGTTGATTTGGCATAAACTAGGCTTGTTGCATAGCAAACTGCCTTAGAGTATATGATTTTCGGAAATCTCGAGAGAGCTGTTAAGAAACATCTCACGCCAAGAATTAATTCTTCATTTAGAAATTAGGAACTATTTCTTTTAGTCTGATATTTGGCTTCTTTATCCTTGTACAGGAAGATGTTGATCTCATGAAAAGCCTAAATTTTGATGCATACCGGTTTTCAATCTCCTGGTCCAGGATCTTTCCAGGTGCATAACTCTACTAACACCATGCATGCTCACTATTGAGTTGTATGAGTCACCAGTAGTTTATTAGATCCATTGATGTGCCTCCAGGTGGCGAAGGGAAAGTTAATGAAGGAGTACAGTATTACAACAATCTTATAGACTACATGATTAAGCAAGGTAATGATTCAGACACGAAAGTCCAGTTGAAGATTTTACAGAAACATTATGTTCCTCTCTGAATGTTCCCTTCAAAACTGAGCAGGTCTTACTCCTTATGCCAACCTTAACCACTATGATCTTCCGCTTGCACTTCAGAAAAAGTACCAAGGCTAGGCCCAAAAATTGTGTAAGTGGGAAACGGCCTTCTTGTCTTTGTTACTTCATGTTGAAATATGTGAAGAGTCTTGTACAATATGAACTTGATACATTGTATACACATAGTTGAGACTGAAGCAAACGCACTAGTAGTGAGGTGGTTGGTTACCGAGTATTAGCATCAGCCAGCTGGCCCAACTTGCAGCTCCAAAAAAACTCATTCTAGGGCAGActcagtgccggaggctcccacatgagtgaggTTTGAGGAAGGGataaaccgaggcaagcctttctCCCGCAAAACCtatggagaggctgcttcgaacccacgacctgatgacttagtgagacagctctcaccactgcaccagatctgcctttaaaaaaaaaaattggttctGCCTCCCAAAAAAAAATAGTGGCTAGGCACTGGTTTGTGGTAACGGTGCAGTCCTACCTGGGGTAGTAGCAGTGGTTGCTGGCCCAGGTTATGGTGCTATAGGGTGAGGCTGGGGTACAGGATTTTTTCGCCCAGTTTTGCTGAGGTTTCTTCTTAGTGCATAGCCATGGGGGCGGTCTTTCCCCAACCGGTCAAGTTTCTTTATAGTTGAGACTCAAGGCTTCATTGTTGTATGAACTTGTACTGGAAAAATTGCCACTTATCCTGTTGCAATTATTAGAAGGTGGGATAGTGGTTTAATTTTGAAATTTTGCATCAATATCTAGGCCAATTTGATGATGGCTTAGTATTTTCACCCACATGGACAAGTGTGAACTATGAAGTGATATTGTTCTTTTTAGATATACATTTCATTTGGTCTTATCATAATCTGTACTGAGGCAGGGCTTTTTCTGGAtatatgcagcctgttcgtttggctgtggctcgtcgtaaacgatcgtaaattttcagccggaacagtatttttctctcacacaaaccagccagcagtacttcttcacgaaccagcaacgatatgaaccagccaaccgaacagtctGATGTTCTGCAGGGACAAATTCGCTGACTATGCCGATTTTTGTTTCAAGACTTTTGGCGATCGAGTCAAGAACTGGTTCACATTAAATGAACCAAGGATAGTAGCATTCCTTGGTTATGATAAAGGGATTAACTCCCCTAACCGGTGCACACAATGCACTGCCGGTGGGAACTCATCAACAGAACCttacattgttgttcataacattcTCTTATCTCATGCTACTGCAGTTGCAAGATACCGCAATAAATACCAGGTATTTTTCAATGGAAgggaagaataaataaataagaacTATTGCAAATACTTAAGTATTAGTACCAGGATAATATGCATGTCTGTGACAAAATGTACAAACTGGTGCACTGACATTGAATGTGTCAATGGTAGTATAATTTGCATATATGCAGCAAGTAACCTAAACCTGCAAGTGTTAATTATTGGGTGTTCTTAATGCTTACATGCTGCGATGGTCCTTTTTCGAAAAAATACATCAGTCGATAGCAACATGACAACATACGAGATTAACTGTTGACAAATGCATCATGGTACATTCGGGGTTTCTCAAATTAGTTTTTTTCTACTTCCTCAGTAAATTGAACCCAAAATGACCATCCTGTACTACATTGCATCTTACactcacacacacaaaaaaaaactctTGTGCCTAAGCAATCTAGTGGCAACAACTGTAATATGTAAAGCATATTCTGCATTTTTTATCATTGATGTAATTTATAAACTCCCCaacccaaaagaagaagaaaaagatcgaAAATGATCCATTATTTTCCTGAGTCTTTTGTGAGGAAATGATCCAGAACAAGTTACTTTTTTTTCTCTATAGGCAACTCAGAAAGGCAAGGTCGGGATAGTTCTAGACTTCAACTGGTATGAACCTCTTACCAACTCAACTGAAGATCAAGCAGCAGCGCAAAGGGCCAGGGACTTCCATATTGGTTGGTAAGATCTTAACAGCAATATGCGACAAACTTCAGTATCTTATTTAACACAGTTACCAATATTAACCATACCAAATGGTCATGGTTCAGGTTTCTTGATCCATTAATAAATGGACAATATCTAAAGATAATGCAGGACATTGTGAAAGATCGGCTACCAAGTTTCACACCTGAACAGGCTAAGCTAGTCAAGGGCTCATCGGACTATTTCGGGATCAATCAATATACAACATACTACATTTCAAATGAACAAACTACACAGCAAGGACCACCAAGCTGCTCGTCTGACTGGGGCGTTCAATATTAGTGTGAGTTACCAACCTGTGATTCTGGTTCTATGTGGTTGTGTGTGTATCACTACAGTTTCTGAAGATCATCGCCTTCTTCCTTCCATGTTGAACTTTGCAGTTGAAAGAAACGGCGTGCAAATTGGACAGCTGGTATAAGCTTCTCCCTTTTACTACTTTGAACCCTCTACTTTATTCTGTTGGTGTTACAAGATTGACAAGTGCAAAACACCAtgaaaatttctgatgatgaatgTACCTGTGCTGTGCAGGCGCACTCAGTTTGGCTTTACATCGTCTCATCGGGCATGTATGGAGTTGTGAACTACATAAAGGAAAAGTACCAGAATCCAACCATCATCATATCCGAAAACGGTAACACGAAATAACCTGTCTCCTTCACCTGAAATGCTTGCACTCCCTTCCATGATGCTCCTTGAATTGCATCGACAAATCATTGTGCCATGAATGAATGGACATAATTATATCAGGGATGGATCAACCCGGAAACCTGACACGCGAGGAGTACCTGCACGACACCGTTCGGATTGACTTCTACAAGAACTACCTGACGGAGCTGAAGAAAGGGATCGACGACGGCGCAAATGTGGTGGGCTACTTCGCGTGGTCCCTCCTGGACAACTTCGAGTGGCTGTCGGGCTACACGTCCAAGTTCGGCATCGTCTGTTAGATGATATAGGTAGTCCAGATTCTATGTATATCTTTAGGTTGTTATACAAGGAAGTAGATGAGTAATTCTAGGGATTAGTTTGTTGTaatcatgatcttgtaacctGCCACGGTGGAGGTTGTTTCCATCTATATAACATGAAGCTGAGGATCCCAAGGGGTAACCTCATTAACCTATTTCGTTTTACATGGTACCAAGAGCCATCTTCCACATGGAGCTCTTCAATGGCGTTTGCGAGTTCATCCCCATTGCCTTCTGCTGCCATGTTTCCCATCTCCTTTCTTCCAACCAATGAAAAACTCACCCGAGCGAATTTTCCTTCGTGGAAAGCTCAGGTTCTCTCGGCCCTGAGAGGATATCAGTTGGCCGGGTACATCCATCCAGAGGCGCAGTCGCCGTCTCCCTTCCTCGTCccggagaaggggaaggaagatTCGAAGGAACCCCCCAAGCCCAACCCGGAGTATGATGCATGGGTGGCGAAGGATCAGATGGTCCTCAATTACCTCCTCTCCAACATGTCCAAGGAGATCCTTGGGCAGGTGAATCAGGAAGTCACCGCGTCGGGCGCATGGCGTGCGCTTGAGAAGATGTTCTCCTCGTTCTCCCGCGCGCGAGTCATTTCCACGCGCATGGCTTTGGCTACGGCCACGAAAGGTACAAATTCCATTAGTGAATATTTTGGGAGGATGAAAACCTTAGCAGATGAGATGGCATCGGCTGGACGCAAACTTGAGGATGAGGAGCTTGTCTCCTACATCCTTACAGGTCTCGACCTCGACTTTGACCCTGTCGTCTCAGCTGTGACTGCACGTGTGGAGCCTATCTCCGTCGCCGAATTGTACACCCAGCTCATCAGCCACGAGCAGCGTCTTGAGATGCGTAGCGGCGGCGGGAACCAGTCCTCGGCCAACATGGCGTCGAGGGGAGATCGTGGGGGCAGTGGCAACTGCAGCGGTGGCGGTGGCCGTGGCGGCTCCGGAGGTTACGGTCGTGGAGGCTACGGCCGCGGCAACAGAGGAGgtcgtggtggcggtggtggccaaCGCAAACAACCCTTCCAACCGGGGGTCTACTGCCAAGTGCCAAGTCTGCACCAAGGAAGGTCACACTGCCATAGGCTGCTTCAAGCGTTTTGACGCATCGTACACGCCTCCACAGAAGTCGGCGTCATCGGCAACTGCATCCTACGGCGTGGACACCAACTGGTATATGGATACGGGTGCCACGGACCACATCACCAGCGAGCTGGACAAGCTCACCGTGCACGACAAATACCACGGTGGTGAGCAAGTGCACACCGCCAGTGGCTCAGGTATGGAGATCAGTCATATCGGTCATGGCATTTTAAGTTCCCCAAACACTAATCTCCAACTCAAACACATCCTTCATGTTCCATCTGCAAGCAAGAATCTGCTTTCTGTTAATCGTATTACCCGTGACAATGATGTTTTCTTAGAATTTCATCCTGATTGTTTTCTTGTCAAGGAACAGTCAACGAGGAAAACAATCCTCGAAGCCAGATGTGAGCATGGCCTTTACCCAGTAAGGCCACCAAATAAAGAGGTGTTAGGTGCGGTCAAGCCAACAACGTCCATGTGGCACCATCGTCTAGGCCATGCCGCACCCGCCATAGTTCACCAAGTTCTTCATCGTCATCAGCTTCCCTGTGTCAAGGAGTCCAATAATTCTAGTGTTTGTGGTGCCTGTCAACAAGGCAAAAGTCACCGGTTGCCATATCCTAGATCAACTAGTATTTCATCTAGTCCTTTTGATCTTGTTTTCAGTGATGTATGGGGACTTGCCCCGAATTCTGTTGGTCGCAACAATTACTATGTTTCGTTCATAGATGATTATAgcaagtttgtttggatttattTGTCGCGTAAAAAATCTGAAGTCTTCCAAATCTTCCGTGATTTCCAAAGCTTAGTAGAAAGGCAATTTGACACAAAAATGCGTTCTATCCAAACCGATTGGGGAGGAGAATACCAAGCTCTAAGTCCTTTCTTTAAACGTATGGGCATTTCACATCACATTTCGTGTCCCCATGCCCATCAACAGAATGGCTCCGCAGAAAGAA
It encodes:
- the LOC136451278 gene encoding LRR receptor kinase SERK2-like, whose translation is MELLNIILVIASLLPFSASDPQGDALYDMKLKLNATGNQLSDWNQNQVNPCTWNSVICDNNNNVVQVTLASMGFTGVLSPRIGDLEYLNVLSLPGNNITGVIPEQFGNLSRLTSLDLEDNLLVGPIPSSLGRLSKLQLLILSQNNLNGSIPDTLASISSLTDIRLAYNKLTGQIPPQLFQVARYNFSGNNLTCGANFLHPCASNMSYQGSSRGSTIGIVLGTVGGLMGLLIIGAIFIICNGRRKNHLREVFVDVSGEDDRRIAFGQLKRFAWRELQLATDNFSEKNVLGQGGFGKVYKGALPDGTKIAVKRLTDYESPGGEAAFLREVELISVAVHRNLLRLIGFCTTQTERLLVYPFMQNLSVAYRLREFKPGEPILDWSARKRVALGTARGLEYLHEHCNPKIIHRDVKAANVLLDEGFEPVVGDFGLAKLVDVQKTSVTTQVRGTMGHIAPEYLSTGKSSERTDVFGYGIMLLELVTGQRAIDFSRLEEEDDVLLLDHVKKLQREGHLDAIVDRNLNNNYNGQEVEMMIQIALLCTQASPEDRPSMSEVVRMLEGEGLAERWEEWQQVEVTRRQDYERMQLRFDWGEDSVYNQDAIELSAGR